GGTCGGCAAACCCAATGTGGGTAAGTCCACCTTGCTCAATGACTATGTGGGGCAGATGATTGCCGCTGTTTCAGCCAAACCACAGACCACCCGTCGGCGTCAATTGGGAATTATCACCCTGGAAAAAGCTCAGATCGTATTTGTGGATACGCCGGGTATGCACAAAGGGGATTATAAGCTCAGCCGCTTTATCAATGAGGAAGCCCAATATGCGTTAATGGATGCGGATTTGATCTTATTCATTGTGGATGCCAGCTTGCCGCCGGATTCGGAAGACCAGGCCCTTGCCGGAGAGATTACTGCTTTGAAAGCACCGCCGCAGGTGCTATTGGTGCTGAATAAGATTGACCTCATCCCTCCGGATTTGGTACCGGAGCGCCGGGAGCAGTTTTCCAAGTTAATGGATTTTACCGATGTTGTTCAGATCTCGGCCCTCACAGCGCCGGGACGGGAGCAGCTGTTGGAAAAAGTGATTGATATGCTGCCCGAAGGACCTCGGTATTTCCCTGAGGATCAGATCACGGATATTTATGAGAAGGATATCGCAGAGGACTTGATCCGGGCTGCGGCTCTGGAGAACCTTCATGAAGAAGTGCCTTATGGCATCTTCGTGCGGGTGGATGATTACAAGGTCCGCAATGATAA
This Chloroflexota bacterium DNA region includes the following protein-coding sequences:
- the era gene encoding GTPase Era, whose protein sequence is MNVSQFDGFKSGYVALVGKPNVGKSTLLNDYVGQMIAAVSAKPQTTRRRQLGIITLEKAQIVFVDTPGMHKGDYKLSRFINEEAQYALMDADLILFIVDASLPPDSEDQALAGEITALKAPPQVLLVLNKIDLIPPDLVPERREQFSKLMDFTDVVQISALTAPGREQLLEKVIDMLPEGPRYFPEDQITDIYEKDIAEDLIRAAALENLHEEVPYGIFVRVDDYKVRNDNLRYIHATILVERDSHKGIVIGKRGSMIKKISTQAREKIEELSGEKVYLELQVKVEKNWRNNQDFLRRVGLSHD